A region of the SAR324 cluster bacterium genome:
TCTAGCAATGAGAAAAAATTACGCTTCCCAAAAACTTCTCTCCAGGCATAAGGAGTCATTATGAACAAAAAAGTAATTTCCCAACTTGGTGCAGCACTCATTCTGGCCGGAGTAGTTGCTTGTTCAGGATCTTCTGGAACAACCAAAATTGAACCTGTGGCGTTAGAGCAAGATCCGAATCTCTGCTACTTCGATGGTACAGAAATGCGTGCTCCTGATTGGATTTGTGGCACCCCAGTTGAGGGATATCCTGTTGCTGCAGTGGGGTCTTTTCGAGATACCAAAGCAGGGACCAGTTTTGCTAGAAACCAAGCAACCATGGATGGACGGGTACAACTAGCCACCGAAATGAAAGCCAAGGTTGGGGCGATGGTGAAAAACCATGCCGAGACAACCGGAGTGGGTGACCAAGAGACTGTTGATGCGGTTGCTTCGGTCACGCAGCGGCAAATCACTGCAGAAATCCTCTTCGGTGCTAAAGCAATCAATTACCGCAAGGGTCCTGACGGGACAACCTACGCCTTGGTTGTA
Encoded here:
- a CDS encoding LPP20 family lipoprotein, yielding MNKKVISQLGAALILAGVVACSGSSGTTKIEPVALEQDPNLCYFDGTEMRAPDWICGTPVEGYPVAAVGSFRDTKAGTSFARNQATMDGRVQLATEMKAKVGAMVKNHAETTGVGDQETVDAVASVTQRQITAEILFGAKAINYRKGPDGTTYALVVMDPQQAANAAKQAIQTSYKNKQAQWQRFLGEKAQNELEAEMDKMINSEFGAAPQ